A stretch of the Capsicum annuum cultivar UCD-10X-F1 chromosome 8, UCD10Xv1.1, whole genome shotgun sequence genome encodes the following:
- the LOC107839770 gene encoding NADPH:adrenodoxin oxidoreductase, mitochondrial isoform X1 has product MALSRALSFYRSFSTVPSQSLRVCIVGSGPAGFYTADKILKAHEGAEVDIVDRLPTPFGLVRSGVAPDHPETKVVTNQFSRVAQNGHCSFIGNVSLGSSISLAELRELYDAVVLSYGAESDQALGIPGEELAGIYAAREFVWWYNGHPDCRNLAPDLKSSDTAVIIGQGNVALDVARILLRPTAELATTDISCHALAALGESSIRKVYLVGRRGPAQAAFTAKELREVLRIKDLSIEIRQEDLSKTPADEEELKNNRIKRRIHELLSKAATPATSICSPGQKELHFVFFRKPDRFLESDCRNGYIAGLRMERTILKEDVGSGKQIAVGTGLFAEMECGLVLKSVGYKSIPVDGLPFDHHKGVVPNVQGRVLSEAYGDAQVEKGLYVCGWLKRGPTGIIATNLYCAEETQVASISEDVLRGAVTSRSGLSKPGREGLLQLLDSRNVKVVTFGGWEKIDNEEKRRGSLKNKPREKLTTWQDLLEVATK; this is encoded by the exons ATGGCTCTTTCAAGAGCACTCAGTTTCTACAGGAGTTTTTCCACGGTTCCTTCGCAATCACTACGTGTTTGCATCGTGGGGAGCGGGCCTGCCGGTTTCTACACTGCCGATAAG ATATTGAAAGCTCATGAAGGCGCTGAAGTTGATATAGTTGATCGGTTACCTACGCCATTTGGATTAGTCAGGTCCGGTGTCGCTCCTGATCATCCTGAAACTAAG GTTGTGACAAACCAGTTTTCTCGAGTTGCTCAAAATGGACATTGCTCGTTCATAGGGAATGTGTCGCTTGGATCCTCGATATCTTTGGCTGAGCTGCGTGAATTATATGATGCA GTGGTGCTTTCTTATGGAGCTGAAAGTGATCAAGCTCTAGGAATACCTGGAGAA GAGTTGGCTGGGATTTACGCTGCCAGAGAATTTGTTTGGTGGTATAATGGCCACCCAGACTGCAGAAATCTGGCACCAGATTTGAAGAGCTCAGATACTGCTGTTATTATTGGTCAG GGAAATGTAGCTCTTGATGTGGCGCGTATCCTTTTACGACCAACTGCTGAATTGGCAACAACTGATATCTCCTGCCATGCTTTGGCAGCTTTAGGCGAGAGCTCCATCAG AAAGGTGTATTTGGTTGGAAGACGTGGACCAGCACAAGCAGCCTTCACGGCGAAAGAGCTGCGTGAAGTTCTAC GTATCAAGGATCTATCCATTGAAATTCGGCAAGAAGATTTAAGTAAAACGCCGGCAGATGAG GAAGAACTGAAGAATAACCGTATTAAAAGGAGAATTCATGAACTGCTATCTAAGGCCGCTACTCCGGCAACTTCCATATGCAGTCCAGGTCAAAAAGAACTGCACTTTGTTTTCTTCAGGAAACCAGACAGGTTTCTGGAATCAGATTGTAGAAATGGTTATATTGCTGGTTTGCGCATGGAGAGGACTATTCTTAAAG AAGATGTTGGATCTGGGAAACAGATTGCAGTTGGTACTGGACTTTTTGCTGAAATGGAATGCGG GCTGGTATTGAAGAGCGTTGGTTACAAGTCGATACCTGTTGATGGCTTGCCTTTTGAtcaccataaag GAGTTGTTCCAAATGTTCAAGGACGCGTGTTAAGCGAAGCTTATGGAGACGCACAAGTCGAGAAAGGCTTGTATGTATGTGGGTGGTTGAAGAGAGGACCAACTGGGATAATTGCTACAAATCTTTACTGCGCTGAAGAAACT CAGGTTGCTAGCATATCAGAAGATGTATTGAGAGGAGCAGTAACATCAAGATCTGGCTTATCGAAGCCTGGCAGAGAGGGCCTCCTCCAATTGCTAGATAGCAGGAATGTGAAAGTTGTTACATTTGGTGGCTGGGAAAAGATCGATAATGAAGAGAAAAGGAGAGGGAGTCTGAAAAACAAACCCAGGGAAAAACTTACCACTTGGCAGGATTTACTAGAAGTTGCCACCAAGTGA
- the LOC107839770 gene encoding NADPH:adrenodoxin oxidoreductase, mitochondrial isoform X2: MALSRALSFYRSFSTVPSQSLRVCIVGSGPAGFYTADKILKAHEGAEVDIVDRLPTPFGLVRSGVAPDHPETKVVTNQFSRVAQNGHCSFIGNVSLGSSISLAELRELYDAVVLSYGAESDQALGIPGEELAGIYAAREFVWWYNGHPDCRNLAPDLKSSDTAVIIGQGNVALDVARILLRPTAELATTDISCHALAALGESSIRKVYLVGRRGPAQAAFTAKELREVLRIKDLSIEIRQEDLSKTPADEEELKNNRIKRRIHELLSKAATPATSICSPGQKELHFVFFRKPDRFLESDCRNGYIAGLRMERTILKEDVGSGKQIAVGTGLFAEMECGLVLKSVGYKSIPVDGLPFDHHKGVVPNVQGRVLSEAYGDAQVEKGLYVCGWLKRGPTGIIATNLYCAEETVASISEDVLRGAVTSRSGLSKPGREGLLQLLDSRNVKVVTFGGWEKIDNEEKRRGSLKNKPREKLTTWQDLLEVATK; encoded by the exons ATGGCTCTTTCAAGAGCACTCAGTTTCTACAGGAGTTTTTCCACGGTTCCTTCGCAATCACTACGTGTTTGCATCGTGGGGAGCGGGCCTGCCGGTTTCTACACTGCCGATAAG ATATTGAAAGCTCATGAAGGCGCTGAAGTTGATATAGTTGATCGGTTACCTACGCCATTTGGATTAGTCAGGTCCGGTGTCGCTCCTGATCATCCTGAAACTAAG GTTGTGACAAACCAGTTTTCTCGAGTTGCTCAAAATGGACATTGCTCGTTCATAGGGAATGTGTCGCTTGGATCCTCGATATCTTTGGCTGAGCTGCGTGAATTATATGATGCA GTGGTGCTTTCTTATGGAGCTGAAAGTGATCAAGCTCTAGGAATACCTGGAGAA GAGTTGGCTGGGATTTACGCTGCCAGAGAATTTGTTTGGTGGTATAATGGCCACCCAGACTGCAGAAATCTGGCACCAGATTTGAAGAGCTCAGATACTGCTGTTATTATTGGTCAG GGAAATGTAGCTCTTGATGTGGCGCGTATCCTTTTACGACCAACTGCTGAATTGGCAACAACTGATATCTCCTGCCATGCTTTGGCAGCTTTAGGCGAGAGCTCCATCAG AAAGGTGTATTTGGTTGGAAGACGTGGACCAGCACAAGCAGCCTTCACGGCGAAAGAGCTGCGTGAAGTTCTAC GTATCAAGGATCTATCCATTGAAATTCGGCAAGAAGATTTAAGTAAAACGCCGGCAGATGAG GAAGAACTGAAGAATAACCGTATTAAAAGGAGAATTCATGAACTGCTATCTAAGGCCGCTACTCCGGCAACTTCCATATGCAGTCCAGGTCAAAAAGAACTGCACTTTGTTTTCTTCAGGAAACCAGACAGGTTTCTGGAATCAGATTGTAGAAATGGTTATATTGCTGGTTTGCGCATGGAGAGGACTATTCTTAAAG AAGATGTTGGATCTGGGAAACAGATTGCAGTTGGTACTGGACTTTTTGCTGAAATGGAATGCGG GCTGGTATTGAAGAGCGTTGGTTACAAGTCGATACCTGTTGATGGCTTGCCTTTTGAtcaccataaag GAGTTGTTCCAAATGTTCAAGGACGCGTGTTAAGCGAAGCTTATGGAGACGCACAAGTCGAGAAAGGCTTGTATGTATGTGGGTGGTTGAAGAGAGGACCAACTGGGATAATTGCTACAAATCTTTACTGCGCTGAAGAAACT GTTGCTAGCATATCAGAAGATGTATTGAGAGGAGCAGTAACATCAAGATCTGGCTTATCGAAGCCTGGCAGAGAGGGCCTCCTCCAATTGCTAGATAGCAGGAATGTGAAAGTTGTTACATTTGGTGGCTGGGAAAAGATCGATAATGAAGAGAAAAGGAGAGGGAGTCTGAAAAACAAACCCAGGGAAAAACTTACCACTTGGCAGGATTTACTAGAAGTTGCCACCAAGTGA
- the LOC107839768 gene encoding transmembrane protein 184A, whose product MAPIYYILIALPCTCGAIGLALLHIYRHLLNYTEPTYQRYIVRIIFMVPVYALTSFLSLILNERAIYFNSIREIYEAWVIYNFLSLCLAWVGGPGAVVLSLSGRILKPNWCLLTCCLPPLPLDGRFIRRCKQGCLQFVILKPILVIVTIVLYVKGKYEDGNFSPSQSYLYLTIIYTISYSMALYALALFYVACKDLLRPFNPVPKFIIIKSVIFLTYWQGVLVFLAAKSELIKDTEEAAEFQNFIICLEMLIAAFAHLYAFPYKEYAGANIGPSRGFSASLGHALMLNDFYHDTVHQFAPTYHDYVLYNHGGDAEEGGATKYRARTFVPTGPEMDTVRKNKHIFGNKQEDVQLSNLSPSANNNNPQYPGAGQQTGKSEAMNYSLLMDASSNVSTPYDLSLIDVDISNYPSKVPAVNPGSR is encoded by the exons ATGGCTCCTATATACTATATCCTCATTGCGCTGCCTTGTACCTGTGGTGCAATCGGATTGGCGCTTTTGCACATATACAGGCATCTTTTGAATTACACTGAGCCTACTTATCAAAGATACATTGTCCGGATCATCTTCATGGTTCCT GTTTATGCACTAACGTCATTCTTGTCACTCATCCTAAATGAGAGAGCCATCTATTTCAATTCCATTCGTGAAAT ATATGAGGCGTGGGTCATATATAATTTTCTATCACTCTGCCTGGCATGGGTTGGTGGCCCAGGGGCTGTTGTTCTAAGTTTGAGCGGCCGAATTCTAAAGCCAAATTGGTGTCTGTTGACCTGCTGCCTTCCTCCGCTTCCTTTGGATGG GCGCTTTATTCGAAGGTGCAAGCAGGGATGTTTACAGTTTGTGATTCTCAAGCCCATATTAGTGATCGTTACAATCGTACTCTATGTAAAAGGAAAATATGAGGATGGAAATTTCAGTCCAAGTCAATCATACCTCTACCTCACAATTATATATACTATCTCATACTCAATGGCACTTTATGCCTTGGCTTTGTTTTACGTGGCATGCAAAGATCTGCTCCGGCCATTTaatccagttcctaagttcatcATTATAAAATCCGTCATATTCCTTACGTACTGGCAG GGTGTTTTGGTGTTTCTTGCTGCAAAGTCTGAACTTATTAAAGATACCGAGGAAGCTGCTGAATTTCAGAATTTTATAATTTGTCTTGAAATGCTTATTGCGGCATTTGCTCATCTTTATGCCTTCCCATACAAGGAATATGCTGGCGCAAATATTGGTCCTTCTCGTGGTTTTAGCGCCAGTCTTGGACATGCCCTTATGCTAAATGACTTTTATCATGATACTGTCCATCAG TTTGCTCCTACATATCATGATTATGTCCTTTATAATCATGGTGGTGATGCTGAAGAGGGGGGTGCAACGAAGTACAGGGCGAGGACTTTCGTTCCAACTGGCCCAGAGATGGATACTGTTAGGAAAAACAAGCACATATTTGGAAACAAACAAGAAGATGTTCAGTTATCTAATCTCTCTCCCTCTGCCAATAACAATAATCCACAATATCCTGGTGCAGGCCAGCAAACAGGGAAATCGGAGGCAATGAACTACTCGTTGCTTATGGATGCATCATCTAATGTTTCAACACCCTATGACCTATCATTGATTGATGTAGACATTTCGAATTATCCATCCAAGGTACCTGCAGTCAATCCTGGGTCAAGGTGA
- the LOC107839770 gene encoding NADPH:adrenodoxin oxidoreductase, mitochondrial isoform X4: MALSRALSFYRSFSTVPSQSLRVCIVGSGPAGFYTADKILKAHEGAEVDIVDRLPTPFGLVRSGVAPDHPETKVVTNQFSRVAQNGHCSFIGNVSLGSSISLAELRELYDAVVLSYGAESDQALGIPGEELAGIYAAREFVWWYNGHPDCRNLAPDLKSSDTAVIIGQGNVALDVARILLRPTAELATTDISCHALAALGESSIRKVYLVGRRGPAQAAFTAKELREVLRIKDLSIEIRQEDLSKTPADEEELKNNRIKRRIHELLSKAATPATSICSPGQKELHFVFFRKPDRFLESDCRNGYIAGLRMERTILKDVGSGKQIAVGTGLFAEMECGLVLKSVGYKSIPVDGLPFDHHKGVVPNVQGRVLSEAYGDAQVEKGLYVCGWLKRGPTGIIATNLYCAEETVASISEDVLRGAVTSRSGLSKPGREGLLQLLDSRNVKVVTFGGWEKIDNEEKRRGSLKNKPREKLTTWQDLLEVATK, translated from the exons ATGGCTCTTTCAAGAGCACTCAGTTTCTACAGGAGTTTTTCCACGGTTCCTTCGCAATCACTACGTGTTTGCATCGTGGGGAGCGGGCCTGCCGGTTTCTACACTGCCGATAAG ATATTGAAAGCTCATGAAGGCGCTGAAGTTGATATAGTTGATCGGTTACCTACGCCATTTGGATTAGTCAGGTCCGGTGTCGCTCCTGATCATCCTGAAACTAAG GTTGTGACAAACCAGTTTTCTCGAGTTGCTCAAAATGGACATTGCTCGTTCATAGGGAATGTGTCGCTTGGATCCTCGATATCTTTGGCTGAGCTGCGTGAATTATATGATGCA GTGGTGCTTTCTTATGGAGCTGAAAGTGATCAAGCTCTAGGAATACCTGGAGAA GAGTTGGCTGGGATTTACGCTGCCAGAGAATTTGTTTGGTGGTATAATGGCCACCCAGACTGCAGAAATCTGGCACCAGATTTGAAGAGCTCAGATACTGCTGTTATTATTGGTCAG GGAAATGTAGCTCTTGATGTGGCGCGTATCCTTTTACGACCAACTGCTGAATTGGCAACAACTGATATCTCCTGCCATGCTTTGGCAGCTTTAGGCGAGAGCTCCATCAG AAAGGTGTATTTGGTTGGAAGACGTGGACCAGCACAAGCAGCCTTCACGGCGAAAGAGCTGCGTGAAGTTCTAC GTATCAAGGATCTATCCATTGAAATTCGGCAAGAAGATTTAAGTAAAACGCCGGCAGATGAG GAAGAACTGAAGAATAACCGTATTAAAAGGAGAATTCATGAACTGCTATCTAAGGCCGCTACTCCGGCAACTTCCATATGCAGTCCAGGTCAAAAAGAACTGCACTTTGTTTTCTTCAGGAAACCAGACAGGTTTCTGGAATCAGATTGTAGAAATGGTTATATTGCTGGTTTGCGCATGGAGAGGACTATTCTTAAAG ATGTTGGATCTGGGAAACAGATTGCAGTTGGTACTGGACTTTTTGCTGAAATGGAATGCGG GCTGGTATTGAAGAGCGTTGGTTACAAGTCGATACCTGTTGATGGCTTGCCTTTTGAtcaccataaag GAGTTGTTCCAAATGTTCAAGGACGCGTGTTAAGCGAAGCTTATGGAGACGCACAAGTCGAGAAAGGCTTGTATGTATGTGGGTGGTTGAAGAGAGGACCAACTGGGATAATTGCTACAAATCTTTACTGCGCTGAAGAAACT GTTGCTAGCATATCAGAAGATGTATTGAGAGGAGCAGTAACATCAAGATCTGGCTTATCGAAGCCTGGCAGAGAGGGCCTCCTCCAATTGCTAGATAGCAGGAATGTGAAAGTTGTTACATTTGGTGGCTGGGAAAAGATCGATAATGAAGAGAAAAGGAGAGGGAGTCTGAAAAACAAACCCAGGGAAAAACTTACCACTTGGCAGGATTTACTAGAAGTTGCCACCAAGTGA
- the LOC107839769 gene encoding pentatricopeptide repeat-containing protein At4g38150, whose product MARTTIVRLLTVSTPLRRLLPPYALPFHHSFPSQIPKAFSSFSLSTISSLLSRPFSTTTTTQETPISNNSTSAPPKRSTLVNFSLSDSEDSDTEAEEVAKTTTKQIDKSKLPPPYDPFNKKPVIEEPEDPTNLQEVFQKMRSDGLNNSAVKMFDGLSKDGLTHEALELFSQIKDRNQMPDVVAHTAVIEAYANAGQTKEAHKVYLRMLSSGVLPNAYTYSVMIKSLAESGEEKFVKEAKKYVLEMVEKRGMKPNAATCLGCFEGLVKAGMEEEGKELLEIVKSKGAVPEESKMREVLKSKRGLVYRTIMQVFYGK is encoded by the coding sequence ATGGCCAGAACAACCATTGTCCGATTGCTCACCGTCTCTACACCTCTTCGCCGACTTCTTCCCCCCTATGCCCTTCCTTTCCACCACTCTTTTCCATCCCAAATCCCCAaagcattttcttctttttcactttccACAATCAGCTCACTACTAAGCAGACCTTTTTCAACCACCACTACTACCCAAGAAACACCCATTTCAAATAATTCAACTTCAGCTCCTCCGAAGCGAAGCACTTTAGTTAATTTCTCTTTATCTGATTCAGAAGACTCCGACACTGAGGCGGAAGAGGTAGCAAAAACAACGACTAAACAGATTGATAAATCTAAATTACCACCACCATACGACCCATTTAACAAGAAACCAGTAATCGAGGAACCCGAAGATCCAACTAACTTACAAGAAGTGTTTCAGAAGATGCGTTCAGATGGGCTAAACAACAGTGCAGTTAAGATGTTCGACGGATTGTCTAAGGACGGGTTGACCCACGAGGCGTTGGAGCTATTCTCTCAGATTAAGGACAGGAACCAAATGCCAGATGTTGTGGCTCATACAGCGGTGATCGAGGCGTACGCTAATGCAGGACAGACCAAGGAGGCTCATAAGGTGTACCTGCGGATGCTGTCATCTGGGGTGCTGCCGAATGCTTATACATACAGCGTGATGATCAAATCTTTGGCGGAGAGCGGAGAAGAGAAGTTTGTGAAAGAAGCGAAGAAGTACGTGTTGGAGATGGTGGAGAAAAGGGGAATGAAGCCGAATGCAGCTACGTGTTTGGGTTGTTTCGAAGGATTGGTGAAGGCGGGGATGGAGGAAGAAGGGAAAGAGTTATTGGAGATAGTGAAGAGCAAAGGCGCCGTGCCGGAAGAGAGCAAGATGAGAGAGGTGTTGAAGAGTAAAAGAGGATTAGTTTATAGGACCATAATGCAGGTTTTCTACGGCAAATAA
- the LOC107839770 gene encoding NADPH:adrenodoxin oxidoreductase, mitochondrial isoform X3, which produces MALSRALSFYRSFSTVPSQSLRVCIVGSGPAGFYTADKILKAHEGAEVDIVDRLPTPFGLVRSGVAPDHPETKVVTNQFSRVAQNGHCSFIGNVSLGSSISLAELRELYDAVVLSYGAESDQALGIPGEELAGIYAAREFVWWYNGHPDCRNLAPDLKSSDTAVIIGQGNVALDVARILLRPTAELATTDISCHALAALGESSIRKVYLVGRRGPAQAAFTAKELREVLRIKDLSIEIRQEDLSKTPADEEELKNNRIKRRIHELLSKAATPATSICSPGQKELHFVFFRKPDRFLESDCRNGYIAGLRMERTILKDVGSGKQIAVGTGLFAEMECGLVLKSVGYKSIPVDGLPFDHHKGVVPNVQGRVLSEAYGDAQVEKGLYVCGWLKRGPTGIIATNLYCAEETQVASISEDVLRGAVTSRSGLSKPGREGLLQLLDSRNVKVVTFGGWEKIDNEEKRRGSLKNKPREKLTTWQDLLEVATK; this is translated from the exons ATGGCTCTTTCAAGAGCACTCAGTTTCTACAGGAGTTTTTCCACGGTTCCTTCGCAATCACTACGTGTTTGCATCGTGGGGAGCGGGCCTGCCGGTTTCTACACTGCCGATAAG ATATTGAAAGCTCATGAAGGCGCTGAAGTTGATATAGTTGATCGGTTACCTACGCCATTTGGATTAGTCAGGTCCGGTGTCGCTCCTGATCATCCTGAAACTAAG GTTGTGACAAACCAGTTTTCTCGAGTTGCTCAAAATGGACATTGCTCGTTCATAGGGAATGTGTCGCTTGGATCCTCGATATCTTTGGCTGAGCTGCGTGAATTATATGATGCA GTGGTGCTTTCTTATGGAGCTGAAAGTGATCAAGCTCTAGGAATACCTGGAGAA GAGTTGGCTGGGATTTACGCTGCCAGAGAATTTGTTTGGTGGTATAATGGCCACCCAGACTGCAGAAATCTGGCACCAGATTTGAAGAGCTCAGATACTGCTGTTATTATTGGTCAG GGAAATGTAGCTCTTGATGTGGCGCGTATCCTTTTACGACCAACTGCTGAATTGGCAACAACTGATATCTCCTGCCATGCTTTGGCAGCTTTAGGCGAGAGCTCCATCAG AAAGGTGTATTTGGTTGGAAGACGTGGACCAGCACAAGCAGCCTTCACGGCGAAAGAGCTGCGTGAAGTTCTAC GTATCAAGGATCTATCCATTGAAATTCGGCAAGAAGATTTAAGTAAAACGCCGGCAGATGAG GAAGAACTGAAGAATAACCGTATTAAAAGGAGAATTCATGAACTGCTATCTAAGGCCGCTACTCCGGCAACTTCCATATGCAGTCCAGGTCAAAAAGAACTGCACTTTGTTTTCTTCAGGAAACCAGACAGGTTTCTGGAATCAGATTGTAGAAATGGTTATATTGCTGGTTTGCGCATGGAGAGGACTATTCTTAAAG ATGTTGGATCTGGGAAACAGATTGCAGTTGGTACTGGACTTTTTGCTGAAATGGAATGCGG GCTGGTATTGAAGAGCGTTGGTTACAAGTCGATACCTGTTGATGGCTTGCCTTTTGAtcaccataaag GAGTTGTTCCAAATGTTCAAGGACGCGTGTTAAGCGAAGCTTATGGAGACGCACAAGTCGAGAAAGGCTTGTATGTATGTGGGTGGTTGAAGAGAGGACCAACTGGGATAATTGCTACAAATCTTTACTGCGCTGAAGAAACT CAGGTTGCTAGCATATCAGAAGATGTATTGAGAGGAGCAGTAACATCAAGATCTGGCTTATCGAAGCCTGGCAGAGAGGGCCTCCTCCAATTGCTAGATAGCAGGAATGTGAAAGTTGTTACATTTGGTGGCTGGGAAAAGATCGATAATGAAGAGAAAAGGAGAGGGAGTCTGAAAAACAAACCCAGGGAAAAACTTACCACTTGGCAGGATTTACTAGAAGTTGCCACCAAGTGA